TCACGCTCGGGCTGGGCGAAATCGTGCTCGATCGCGGCGAGCGCGCCGACTGGTTCCACAGCGATTGGGTGGTTTACTGCACGGCCGCCGCGCTCATCTCGCTCGCGGTGCTGATCTATCATGAGCTGCACACCGAAGACCCGGTCGTCGATCTCTCGATTCTGGAGAACATGAGCTTCACGCTGCCGGTCACCCTGATAATTTTTCTGACCTTCACCCTCTACGGCACCGCGATCCTCAACCCCGTGTTTCTGCAGGAGACGCTCGGTTACACCGCCTCGCGCGCCGGGCTGGTGATGGCGCCGCGCGGTTTCGGCACGATGTTCTCGATGATCGTGCTGGGCACGATCGCGCGCCGCGGCGGTGACATCCGGCCGCTGGTCGGCATCGGCTTTGCCCTGGTCGCATTCGCGATGTGGGAGATGGCGGGGCTTAATCTCGCCTCGGACGTGCGGCGAATCGTGTGGCCCACCGTGGTCCAGGGGTTGGGCACCGGCTTGATATTCCCGGGCTTGTCGGCGGCGGCGCTCAGCTCGATGGAGAAGTTCAAGATGGGGCGCGCGGCGAGTCTCTATTCAGTCACGCGCAACCTGGGCGCCGCGATCGGTACGTCGTACCTGACGACGCTGCTGATTCACCGCCAGCAGGTCAATCAGAGCTATCTCGTCGAGCACATCACGGTCTTCACGCTCCCGCATATGCAGATGCCCGGCGGCCTCAACCTGGGTCATGAATTCGCGATGGGACACAAGCACGGCATGATGATGCTCTACGGGATGGTGCAGCGGCAGGCGATGATGCTGTCGTTCAACGACATCTACCGAATGCTGTGCGTGCTGATGCTGGTGCTGGTGCCGACGTTCCTGTTCCTCAAGCGTGACACGCGCAATCTGCCGGCCGAAGCGAACCACTAAAAAAATCGCAAGGCCGACGTGCGAAACCGCAGGGGCTGGCCCCTGCGGTTTCGGTTTCCTGACGCAGCCTCATCAGCGCGCCTCATTTTGCGGCTGTGGCGCGTTCGGATCGCGCGTGAAAAAGGACACGGGGGCCATCGCTTGTCAAGTTTCGAACCGGATATTAATCGATCGTTCAATATTGCCCGGCCACGGCACGCGCGCTAGTTAAGATGCCGGTTGTATTGATCGTTACTTTTGATGGCCTGAAAACGTCGCGCGGATCGCATCGGCCAAGTCGGAGGATCTGACCACCGAGTCGACGCGCGCATATCCATCGAGCCGCTGCTTGGA
The sequence above is a segment of the Candidatus Binatus sp. genome. Coding sequences within it:
- a CDS encoding DHA2 family efflux MFS transporter permease subunit, which encodes MAATPKPLVQPTHEVHEFSSTRKWVIAFSVMLGTVLEVLDSSIVNVSLPHMQGSFSASVDEIAWVVTSYLVAAGIMIPMTGWIAERFGRKRYFVASIAMFIVSSALCGVAQSLNQIVFFRLMQGAAGAAMMPLSQAILMETFPPREQAMAMAVWGIGMMVAPIMGPTIGGYITDAWTWRWNFYINVPIGTLAAFMVYRFVDDPPYMRNLRRGRIDLLGITCLFVTLGLGEIVLDRGERADWFHSDWVVYCTAAALISLAVLIYHELHTEDPVVDLSILENMSFTLPVTLIIFLTFTLYGTAILNPVFLQETLGYTASRAGLVMAPRGFGTMFSMIVLGTIARRGGDIRPLVGIGFALVAFAMWEMAGLNLASDVRRIVWPTVVQGLGTGLIFPGLSAAALSSMEKFKMGRAASLYSVTRNLGAAIGTSYLTTLLIHRQQVNQSYLVEHITVFTLPHMQMPGGLNLGHEFAMGHKHGMMMLYGMVQRQAMMLSFNDIYRMLCVLMLVLVPTFLFLKRDTRNLPAEANH